CAGAATCCCGACGCTTTCATCACTGTAATTGCGCCACTTGTCCAGAATCTTTTCTGCAAGGTCAGCCAGTTCTTCCCGGTCATCCCCCGTCAGGCGGATAGTGGACATAGGCCATTTGACTCGGCCAATTTTTACATGCGGAAAGCCTGCTGCACTGTACGTCTTTTCTACAGGGGCCTTGGCCATGGCAAAGTCATAGCGCCCCCCCTGATAATGGTCATGGGAAAGAATAGAACCGCCCACTATGGGTAAATCCGCATTAGAGCCCAAGAAATAATGGGGGAAAATCGTCACGAAATCCAAGAGGTTCTCGAAACTCTTGCGGTTTACCTTCATGGGAATGTGTTTTCGGTTCAGGACAATGCAATGCTCATTGTAATAGGTATAAGGGGAATATTGCATAAACCAGCGATGGGAGGCCAGCCGCAAGGGGATTAAGCGGTGGGTCTGCCGTGCCGGATGTCCTGCATGACCAGCAAAGCCTTCGTTTTCCCGGCAAAGAAGGCACTTCGGATAAGAACTGGACTTAACGAGTTTTGCCTTGGCGATATCCCGCGGGTCCTTTTCCGGCTTGGACAGATTGATGGTGACATCCAAATCACCATACTCTGTAGCCGTCTGCCAAACGATGTTTTTATCGATTCTGTCCTTGCGGATGTAGTTGGAGGCAATGCTCATCTTGTAGAAATTGTCCGTGGCCGCCTTGGGTGCGCGGGCATAGTCGCTTTGGAATCTGCGCACCACTTCCGAGGGGCGGGGCATGACACAGTTCATGATGCGGGTATCAAACAAATCCCGTTCACTCGTCGTGCCTTCGATAAGTTTTTCCTGCACCGCATAATCAAGCATCTGCTCTAAAATGGGGGCAGCTGTTTCTAAGGTTTCGTTTATCTCTTCGGGCTCAAATTCACTCACCTGTAAAACATCAATGAGCAAATT
The Selenomonas ruminantium AC2024 DNA segment above includes these coding regions:
- the galT gene encoding UDP-glucose--hexose-1-phosphate uridylyltransferase; translated protein: MNINTEINRLLNFAKQRGLISEDDYYYSANLLIDVLQVSEFEPEEINETLETAAPILEQMLDYAVQEKLIEGTTSERDLFDTRIMNCVMPRPSEVVRRFQSDYARAPKAATDNFYKMSIASNYIRKDRIDKNIVWQTATEYGDLDVTINLSKPEKDPRDIAKAKLVKSSSYPKCLLCRENEGFAGHAGHPARQTHRLIPLRLASHRWFMQYSPYTYYNEHCIVLNRKHIPMKVNRKSFENLLDFVTIFPHYFLGSNADLPIVGGSILSHDHYQGGRYDFAMAKAPVEKTYSAAGFPHVKIGRVKWPMSTIRLTGDDREELADLAEKILDKWRNYSDESVGILAESDGQPHNTITPIARRRGAAYELDLVLRNNRTSAEHPLGIFHPHAEVHHIKKENIGLIEVMGLAVLPARLKQEMHLLGEELVRGTEDISASEELAKHSDWYKMLREKYPHVQENQVHDILKEEIGKVFATVLTHAGVYKRDAEGMAAFDKFMQTVSED